The Martelella sp. AD-3 genome includes a region encoding these proteins:
- a CDS encoding carbohydrate ABC transporter permease, with product MYSHKKSPLVWFSHITVLVLVVLWTIPTFGLLVTSLRDKDQIVASGWWTSLATSTQNLIYRTPGEAGQTQEGGLYINAGNALEGGAGVVSRFGTSSLSPEEYEVGQTVDLDDGMQLRVEENGDYRLTSPEPFGRRGERIFVTAEIPPRFTLENYRNVLTAEGIGQSFLNSLTVAIPSTIIPVLVAAYAAYALSWMKFPFRNLLLAVVVGLLVVPLQMSLIPLLKMYNAIGQTFGVPAKTYVGIWLAHMGFGLPLAIYLLRNYIAGLPRELMESARVDGANDFTIFNKIILPLSYPALASFAIFQFLWTWNDLLVATVFLGNSEQTIVLTARLRELLGSRGGNWEILTASAFVSIIVPLIVFFALQRYLVRGLLAGSVKGG from the coding sequence ATGTATTCGCACAAGAAATCACCGCTTGTCTGGTTCTCGCATATCACCGTCCTTGTTCTCGTGGTGCTGTGGACCATCCCGACCTTCGGTCTGCTGGTCACCTCGCTGCGCGACAAGGACCAGATCGTCGCCTCGGGCTGGTGGACGTCCCTTGCCACGTCGACGCAGAACCTGATTTACCGCACGCCGGGCGAGGCCGGGCAGACGCAAGAGGGCGGCCTCTACATCAATGCCGGCAATGCTCTGGAAGGCGGCGCAGGCGTTGTGTCGCGCTTCGGCACCTCCTCGCTCAGTCCAGAGGAATACGAGGTCGGCCAGACCGTCGATCTCGATGACGGCATGCAGCTGCGCGTCGAGGAGAACGGGGATTATCGCCTGACCTCGCCGGAACCCTTCGGCAGGCGCGGCGAGCGGATCTTCGTTACCGCCGAGATCCCGCCGCGCTTCACGCTGGAAAACTACCGCAACGTGCTGACGGCGGAGGGCATCGGGCAATCGTTTCTGAACTCGCTGACGGTTGCCATCCCCTCGACCATCATCCCGGTCCTGGTGGCGGCCTATGCGGCCTATGCGCTTTCCTGGATGAAGTTTCCCTTCCGCAACCTGCTTCTGGCGGTTGTTGTCGGCCTGCTCGTCGTGCCGCTGCAGATGTCGCTGATCCCGCTCTTGAAGATGTACAATGCGATCGGTCAGACCTTCGGCGTGCCCGCCAAGACCTATGTCGGGATATGGCTGGCGCATATGGGCTTCGGCCTGCCGCTGGCAATCTATCTGTTGCGCAACTATATCGCCGGCCTGCCGCGCGAGCTGATGGAATCGGCGCGCGTCGACGGAGCCAATGATTTCACCATCTTCAACAAGATCATCCTGCCGCTCTCCTATCCCGCGCTCGCCTCCTTTGCGATCTTCCAGTTCCTCTGGACCTGGAACGACCTTCTGGTGGCGACCGTGTTCCTCGGCAATTCCGAACAGACGATCGTGCTGACGGCGCGGTTGCGGGAACTGCTCGGCTCGCGCGGCGGAAACTGGGAGATCCTGACAGCATCGGCCTTCGTGTCGATCATCGTGCCCCTGATCGTGTTCTTTGCCCTGCAGCGCTATCTCGTGCGCGGCCTTCTGGCCGGTTCGGTCAAGGGCGGCTGA